attaaataaaaagatgtttcaaattcgtattctagatattgggtttgttcattcgactcttgaatgtttgcgaaatttcgctcgggttgaataaaaatgttatttgaagttttagtaaaaatctgcaattaaacaatggcgcgtgaactttttgtgtgtttccctctagctggaaacaaacttattacgaggaggaacatgcttccagtgaataaaaacggaaagaaacctaaagagaaatgatttttcttcctctgtacaattttacgacgatagaatatttgtgtaatgagaaaaactcgtaaattttctgtcaacatACCTGCGAAGACAATTCAGTCGGTTCTACTTTAACTATTAATATCTTTTTACTGTGTACATCGAAAATACACAGTTTATCTAACATGCAAGATTAATGACTGTTGAGCAATTTGGTatgctatatgtgaatgtttttgatagaattatactataaattatcataaaagtcttcgaagaagcacataatcattttaccgagatcgcgtaatggattttacaagttatttttaagggtgtcttcgtcgaggtccgcgttcgtctgttataaataaacgaggcctggaatggcgttattttcaaatcgttattcgtagtataaacttcgtaaaggataatattttgaatcattcaaaatggcAGACGCAACAGCAGCACCAGCAGTAGCACCAGCTAAATCACCAAAGAAAAAGGCAGCAGCCAAGCAAAGAAGCCTTCCGCACATCCTAAATACAGCGAGATGATTGGAAAAGCCATCGCCGCTTTGAAAGAACGTGGAGGTTCTTCAAGGCAAGCAATTCTGAAGTACATCATGGCCAACTTCAACGTCGGAAAAGATGCCAAGTCAGTAAATGCTCATTTAAAACTTGCACTCAGAGCCGGAGTTAAGAACAACAGTTTGAAGCAGTCCAAGGGAACTGGAGCATCCGGATCTTTCAGAATTGGAGAGGCTAAAGTAGTTAAAAAGAAGCCAGCAaaggcaaagaaagcagccaaacCTAAGGCCGCCAAGCCTAAGAAGGCAAAGAGCACACCCAAGAAGAAGAAgccagcagcaaagaaaccagctggagaaaaaaaggctgccaaaccaaaggcaaaaaaaccagcagcaaagaaagcagccaagccaaagaagccagCAGCCAAGTCACCAGCAAAAAAGAAGGCAGCCAAACCAAAAGCCAAGAAGAccccaaagaagaagtaaactgTTCCAGACTTCAGTCTGCAGAGGCTATTCAGCCACCaaaagcccttttaagggctacccaatttattcaaaaagaatctacaattgttgtacattagttatcaaactaaatctagctgagccctacccttttctttacttttctctgaactttgcactggtctctgaaatattttttggggtcacattatttccattgtttgttttatttcactccttatgactatactatttctaacacctaagtatgcagctgggtttgtttttttttttcggatatattttgtgtagttaggcaccattaaagttatatcagtgtattttcacgcacttatttgaactgaatataactttttctattcagttttcgttagagtgacaatctacgaaaataggaagtcatgctagggttttattgtgctcttttttttaggggaagggggtcaaaatcacacagctaaccttcaaccgaaaaatcatttttgtcattatgtgagtttttccatttctctcttcttcttcgtattcaacttgactgacattttttgttggactttttctacacgtaagcaaagtcaaaggttggctctctatttcatatcaactagtcaatggggaggtaactctaaaattaaactcagtactttttttcagtactatataaataaactgttaaaatgtacataatacaaaagatgtataacgtatcgtaaaaatcagattagtagcaaatgaatgcagtgacgtttgtctgttatttatttatttttttatttattacttgtcaaaattactacaataatattgtgtattaaaagttaaaaggaaactctaaagtatggaggtttttgttcaacctttaacagttctgcaattattttgtcattttattacctgcgatttattatgcaaatttcactattctctacctttcgaatttcatctttgttttactcgtgtataaaataaatgcacctacttgtttctatgtttctttcaaatggttgtcctgtgtttttttctcttcttttttctctctgttatttagtgtgcgacgacttgactgtatctttgctatgtcattttaatctttccacagcacgcgaggtgaataaacccgaaacaatacagtgacgtcacacgtgactactgtgatgaacagaaacaaggatggatggacggacagtggtacaaaaagtaagaaaaagttatttctctgataaaaggtatcgcgtgaattgtaggttcacggtataggttttttctctcatttttgaagatcatatatacagttgtctataattgcttacatccacttcctttgaactatggtggatagttgtctcattggacgtcctaccacatctccttattttcatattgaaatgacagcaacttaacgacacacacaaacatagcctgctagtatatacgtacatgggagactgaaaaattctgtgcttattggtaaatgataaaaaaaaacattaaaactttaaggtatgctatgactaagctttaaatataaggtagatagggagtaggaaacacacatattttttttttttatttggccttaatgaagaagaaaagcacacacacaatatattagaacttgtactaacatccattaaacgctatgctaatatatgtctttaaaagagaaccattattttattttaatttattttttcttcgtttcaatcttggtttttgattctttttacattaaatctgtttttactgttgcaatagtttacaaatatttttagtccaaatacaattcattgataatatatccccccttttttgtccggatatttttttttttttttttttgaaaaaggggggggggctggagGTTTAGTTAAATGCAGTGGGAAAATGTTTTGCCCAAAGTCCAATGGTTCACACTGATGTGTTTTTGTCCTTCTGTCTCTTTTTAATCGTCCGTGTCACGGGATGCTGCTTCACCCTTTACCGGTTCTGGTTTCACTTGCATAGCTTATATAGGTATAATGCATATGTATAGCCAGAGTCTTCACTGTGACACACATTCCCCTTTTTGAggggaaataaataacttttgtaattgtcaattaagatacaaatgatatgtaccactgtcgaattataaaactacaaaaatcttcgtgttttgtttttgttttgtttgtatcgaAACTTTCAGGCGGCCAGGCCACTTTGAGCTCAGATCATcggttattgataataaaattaatgaaatatattttgctgaaaaatatggtatattcgaTAAGACATATTCGAGTTTTTGACTTGAAAGTGCGCAAATTGTACATGCAAATGGAAATAAAAGCGAAGACGCATCATACAGAACAGTTGTTCAGTGCCTCAGATCCACTGAATACAAAGTCGCTCTCTGAAAAGTTCCCAACGctagattaaataaaaagatgtttcaaattcgtattctagatattgggtttgttcattcgactcttgaatgtttgcgaaatttcgctcgggttgaataaaaatgttatttgaagttttagtaaaaatctgcaattaaacaatggcgcgtgaactttttgtgtgtttccctctagctggaaacaaacttattacgaggaggaacatgcttccagtgaataaaaacggaaagaaacctaaagagaaatgatttttcttcctctgtacaattttacgacgatagaatatttgtgtaatgagaaaaactcgtaaattttctgtcaacatACCTGCGAAGACAATTCAGTCGGTTCTACTTTAACTATTAATATCTTTTTACTGTGTACATCGAAAAATACACAGTTTATCTAACATGCAAGATTAATGACTGTTGAGCAATTTGGTatgctatatgtgaatgtttttgatagaattatactataaattatcataaaagtcttcgaagaagcacataatcattttaccgagatcgcgtaat
Above is a genomic segment from Mytilus edulis unplaced genomic scaffold, xbMytEdul2.2 SCAFFOLD_2209, whole genome shotgun sequence containing:
- the LOC139505676 gene encoding late histone H1-like encodes the protein MIGKAIAALKERGGSSRQAILKYIMANFNVGKDAKSVNAHLKLALRAGVKNNSLKQSKGTGASGSFRIGEAKVVKKKPAKAKKAAKPKAAKPKKAKSTPKKKKPAAKKPAGEKKAAKPKAKKPAAKKAAKPKKPAAKSPAKKKAAKPKAKKTPKKK